The sequence below is a genomic window from Paroedura picta isolate Pp20150507F chromosome 12, Ppicta_v3.0, whole genome shotgun sequence.
TCCCCTGACAGAGACTCCTCTCACTATCCCCATGGGCTTCTTTCCTCTTCTGTGTGGGGGGTGCTATGACTGACTAGAATGTCTGAGGTAGAGTTTCTGAGGTAAAATTTAataaattctttaaaatatttcttttcttaAGGCTTATGAGTGGTGGAACTATCCAGTTTGTGGGTTTAATTCAGATCATGACACTGCCACCAATAAATGTCACAGCCAGTAGAAGGCCGGACACTTAACCAATCCTTGTGGCTGAGACACCTTAATTTttgtgagggagagagggatTGTGGCTGGCATAAACGTCTTCCTTTCAAATAaacatcccttcctctttcttctgctggCGAGCTTTTTGTGTCTTCTCCCTTCAGGGCTTTATTGTGCTTGTCCCACCTGTGCCTTGCTCTTGGAGGGAAAAGCAGTACCAGCCTATTGAGCGAAGGAGTTCTCCCTCTCAACCACTGAAAcatactcaaaagctcacgctttgaataaatctttgttggtcttaaagttgctactcgactctgattttattgtgctacttcagaccaacatggctactcatttgaatgtacAACCGTCACACACAAGAGGCATTGTAAAGTTTAACAAAGTAAATAGAATTGATTAAACTCTTGaggggaataaataaaaaaagtCAGGAGTAGATTACAAGTTTACCAGTATCTGCCTATTCAGATACAAATGTATGCCTATTCAAATACTTATATTGAGAAAGCTTTATCGTTTCCCTGAACCCCTCATTGGTACCCTTAGAATACAGGACTAAGGAAACATTGTGTCCCCAGAAGAGAATTGCTATCCTTGGCTAGGTTTGGGATATTCTCCCAGGTTCATTTCCTAGCCAGTCCTTCCCTGTTCTTTCCTCAAGAAAGGAAGAGCACATCTGTGAGAACACATCTCCTCACACTCTGGATTCAACCTAGATTTCACTGACTACCCAGCTCAGGTTAGCTTCTTCCCTCCAGCTTTTGAAACGCCTCCCTCCTGCATCAACCAATCagattccttctctttctctgaagGGTTCACTCTAGGCTGGATGGGTTCTGCAGGCAAACACaaatgaaggcttaaggggaaaCCCTCTCTTCCATTACGGCTCCATCACagaggcctccaaggaacactgggggccatgatgtggaggcaggaaatggcaaaccacgtccaaacctcccttgcctggctgccagacagttcaaggatctcctggctatgctatgggataaataaataagccttatGTTGAAAAAAAATGTCTCCTAATTCTACAGgccaaaaatgcaaatatttgctttatatttttcaaaaatagtGACATATTACTGTCATTACTTTTTTGATATGTGAACacagcctccatattcagaggcagtatacagCAGAAACAATATCAGAGAGGGTTTCAAGTCCTTTCGTGGACTTTTTGGAGAACTGTAACTAGGCACTGTTGgaaatttgttgttattgttgatgtcaagtcacagctgacttacagcaagcctatagggttttcaaggcaagagacgttcagaggtggtttgccatttcctggctctgcatagcaaccctggtattctttggtggcctcccgtCCAAtacaaccagggccaaccctacttagcatccgaaatctgatgaaattgggctagccggggctatccaggtcagctaCTGTTGGAAATAGGATACTGGCTTTAGATAAAACTACGATCTGATGCTATCGGCAGGTCTTGCGTTAACTAGATGGATTTGTGTAGGATAAGATGATCAGTAGCCATAACCTAtcatggctaaatggaacctacATGTACAGAGGCAGTATAACTTTCTCTACCTGGTGCTGAGGGTAGGCAACATAAGAGAGCTGTTGCCATCATGCCCTGCTTGTGagaaagcatctgtccagctactgtAGAAAGATGATGCTCCTATAGGTCTATTCTTGGAGCACTTCCTACTTTCTTAAGAGCTTTTGACATCTGCCAGTAACGTTGTTCAAGAAACAATTACAGTAAATGCTGCGGCAACACACTGCTTGCTTGCAGTTTGACCTTGTGTTATCCAATAGCTGACCTTAAACACTACTGCCCTCCCTGCTCTGCTGCCATTGTTTCTGTCTTACAGGTAACACACCTGTGCTGGATTCCTGATGAACCGTATGTCATCCAGacatcagaggataaaacagTCAGGTCTGTGTCATTGAgcaagagttcaaatgaatttttGCATGAATCCAGCATTCATTTTGTTCTGGGCTGGCTTTTCTCTTCCTAAATGCTGCTATGGAGGGCTGAATAGCATGGTGGGAGAAAAGGGGCTTTCTTAGCCTTTCCTTTTCCTGATACCTTTACCCTGTTAGAGAAAACGTACAAGTATCTATTAGGTCATGTAGTACAGATAGTTTTGGGTGGCAAGATATCATGGGCTAACATAGAAGGGATTTTAGATCTGTGGAAGAACATATCCTTTGAAGACAGGACATCCATGTTGAATCTCCATGTCCAGGTTAAAAAAAGACCTTGGCAGCAGGTGCTGAGAAAGCCAGCGTCTCTGCTTAGGACCCTAGAGAGCTTTCTGCCAGGCAGAGTGAACAATATGAGCTCAATGGAGCAAAAGTCTCTTCAAGACAGTTTCCAGGGCTTGGGTTCCAGCATCTGTTCATTCTTGTCTTCATTCCAGGATCTGGGACACCCGGGAACTGCAGGTGGCACATTCCTTTCCTGCCAAACAACACATCCAGACATCCTGCGATGTTAGCCCAGATGGACAGTACTGTGTCAGCTGCAGCTCTGGTTTTGGTGGGGAAGGCTGTGAAGCCACGGTGAGGAAAAGCCTGGCACTCCCACTGACACAACACAACCCTAGACCAAGATAACGGAATGGTGGCAGAGCTGAGTGGAGTTAACAAAGGCTGTTTTCTCGAATTAGTTTCTATTAGGTTGTATTCTCTGGGCCCTCTCCCTAGTGAAGAATGTTCTGTCCAAGATACTTAGGCTCACCTTGAAGAACTGCCATTCCCAAGCTTTCTTGGAGGAGAGGGACTAACTGTTGAACCAGTTTTTAATGTAGACAGTTCTGTTCTGCTTTTGGTACATATAAGGTAGCCAAAATGGATTTTAATGCCAGCATCAACTGATGAAATTCCaggaaatgcaataataaaacagaagtccagtggcatcttaaataATTAGCAGTGTTGGTTTCAATGTGAAGTTTTGTGAGCTTTTCACTTCTTCATATGTGTGAAGGGTTGATCACACTGGGAATTCTTTTTATGGGAACAATTACAGGGGGTGGGGGTAAGGCAGGGGGTTGGTGCATGAATCTGCTTTGtaagggaaaagggaagaggtGACAAAAGTGTGAATCTGATTATTACCTTCCATAGCTTCACCTTTATATGATTAACAGCATAGATTATGTAAATATGTACAGATGTGCTTGACAGTATAACTGTAACTGGCATACTTTAAAAAACTAGTAATGTAGAGCAGTGATATAATGCCATGCTCATAAATCAATCTGGATAATGGGTGGGACTTACAAGATTCTCCCCCTGCACATgtgttcctttcccttccagctctgggaTCTGCGGCAGACAAAGAGCAGTGTGTACGAATTACGGGGCCACATCCAAACCACAATGTCCTGCATTTTCCTCCCAAAAGGCCTCACCACCTTTCCTGCCATTGCCACTTCATCACAGGATGGAACGATCAAAATGTGGAGTCAGGAGACTGGAGGTATAATAAATCTCACTTTGGCCAGGGGGCACTCAAGCATAACAACTCTCTTCCTGAGTCAGGTCAGAGTCCATCTTGCTCAGCATTTCGTTTCCAGTGTCGGCTAGCCTGGTGACTCTTAGAAGATGAGGAGCAGAGCACAAAGCCATCAGTCCTCTCCCATTGTGTGTCTGTTGGGGTTCAGATATATACTAAACAGGAAGGTTCTGTTTCACATTCTTAACTATAACTTTTTAATAAATCTATcccttttaaattaaattgtCTGGTTCTTTCCCAGAAGTGGTCCATGCAATGTGACCCCTGTGGTGTTACAAGCTCAGCAGTGCAAGCAGGGGGTATTCATTCACCCAGGGATTCCTCCTGAAAATTGGCAGCAGTGAGAGAAATGACAATAAATTTGGGTTGCCTGCTCTgacctgggaaatacctggagactctgggggtggattctgaagtgggatttggggcagggagggatctcagcggagtataatgttatggaatccaccctccaacgcagccattttctccctgtcacctggagaacaattgtaattccaggttccacttggggactggcatccctatagtGAACCAGCCACCATTATAATAAATGAAGGGTCCCAAGGGGCCCCTGGGACTCTGGCAGAGTTGCTAGACCAGGTTGGCTCTGCTTGCTCTGGGCCACTGGTGGCCCACCAGGGAATTTCCCTGCAAGTTGAATGGCCCTGTCTGCTCCTGGCTAGCCATCTTCACTCAATCCTGTTGCACCCAAGTTCTACAAGTGAAGTGCAGACTGTCTGCAGAAAAATTTCCTAACGTTggtgtttttgatttttaaatgccttccccagcTTCCCACCCTACAAGGACGGGATGCAATTTTCAGCTGGTAACACCCCATCACAGAGACAAAAGACATCCTTGCAGTTCCACCAGTGATGGCCTTTGGCCATATGCAGAGGGGAAAATGGCAGACTCTATGCACTGACCTCCATGCTGTTGCTTTCTCCCCAGATTGCCTTACTACCACCTTTCTTGACACAGCTGGGCCTCTGACCTCACTATCTGCCTGTGAGACAGGCAGCCTGCTTTGCGCCAGCTCAAACTCCGGGATTCATTTGCTGAGAGTCAACTCCACGAAAGCTCTGGAGCTGCAGGAAGTGGCCAATTTCTGACCCTAAGAGTCAAGCTAATGTGGCAAATCAAACTGTGGCATCACAGAAGAATGGGCAGCAGATGGAAAGATGGATCTTCATTAGGATGTGTGGCAGTCTCATGAAGCAAAAGCAGCAATGAATGAAGatttggttttataccctacttttcattacctaaaggaatctcaaagcagcttgcagttgcatttccttcctctccccacaacagacatccttgttGAGgtagtggggctaagagagctctaagagaacggtgactaATCTCAGATCACtcaactggcttcatgtggaggtgcTGGATATCAaacttagttctccagattagaggccgcctctgttaaccacgacaccacacagGCTCTCCAAGACTCTTGCTTTGACATGTTAACATGATGTGGAAGCTCAACTAGTACAGGCGGCTGGACTTATAATGGCTGGGTACAGGCAACAGAGACCCAAGTGCTCTTTCTGTGGGCTGAAGCACAGCAGTGCCTTGCGATTCATCTACTTTTCATATTGCTTCTATCTGTAcaggtttttaaattaaattgtaaGTGACTGGCATAGACCAGGTAGGAGTTGCTGTCCTGTTTCTATCCCATCAACATTATTTATCCGTCGGTCATTCTATCATAGTCTTTCAAGGAACTCAGGGTGTTCTACCAGGAATGAGATAATCTCATCCCCCCCACCTCCTCACaatagtcctgtgaggtaggtaaggctgagaatggTATACtcacccacaacaaccagttgtcTCTGGCCATGAAAGCATTTGACAATTCATTGGGTTCTTAACTTGTTTCTTGAGGTTAGAGATGATGAACagattcagatgggcagccagtctgaagcaacaggacatagttggcatccagcagcacctttaagaccaacataatttAATTCCAggcataagctttcctgtgcatgcacatttcctaaGAGACAATGAAATACACTTGCAATGGTTGGCAAGGTCAGTTTCAATGTAcctgcagaagtgtgcatgcatatggaaGCTTATGCcaagaattaaacttcgttgctcttaaaggtgccctttgACTCGAACTTTGTGATGAATCATTAGAAACAGGGAAGGCACAGGTTCAGATTCCTATTCTGCATTAAGCTCTCTGGGCCCACCACTCACAAAATGAGAAAGGAGAATGTTATGAACTCCTCAGGgcaagctttttcaaccagggttttgtgaatccctggggtttctcgatagccttggaaggatttcctgaatggatgggaatgaattaatttttaatatattttagaaaTAGATTTATTCTGCCCATCCCTCCCCAAAAGGCCAATCATTgtgggagaggccccaggtgggcatgtgcacagctatacttcccaaccatattctggtcttctggggtttcttgaagcctgaagaatatttcaggggtttcttaacaacAAAAAAAGTGAGACAGACTGCCTCAGGGTATAGGTGGAGAAAAATCTAACAAATTAAATTAAAGACAAATACCTCCCATCTATTACACTTCTGTCTTTCAAGAACAGGTAGGGTTatcccattttagcctcacaccTGTCAGTAGATTAACACAGGGAATATCAGGAAACAACTGTATGCCTGGCTAACATTAGAGCTGAATAGATGAGTCTGTACACTCAAAAATCTTGTAGCAGAAAATCTTAGGAACTGGCAGAACGTTTTTAAAACTAGTTTTACAGACGCTAAGAATACCAAATAAAAGATGGTGCAGCCTCAGATCAACCAGTCAAATACATTTCTGTAGTGTTTTCATAGGGAATACCCATCAAGTAATTTTCAACACATCAAAGTTCTTTTTATTAACCATCACCACACACAGACTTCCCTTACAAACCAGCATGCTTATTTTCACATCATAAGGCCTGATCTTAGATTAATTCTTTAGCACTAGGGTGTATCTTGCATTCTACTCTTTAAACACCCTGGTAATATACAGCATTCCAAAATGCTACACAGCCCAGTGGTAAGATTCAGGTTCCAAGGGCTTGCTCAGATTACTTGTAGGTATTCAGGAAACTGCAGCAACCTCTAGTTAGTAGGCGGGTCCATTTGGAAGATCAGAGGCAAATTTTGTTCAGTTCCTTGTAAGCGATATTGGGAAGGACAGGTGGAGTGGAGTGGGAGTCATTGGTACACAATGATGGTGCTTTCTCAGAGCTTTTAGAGTTTTCAAACCTCTTCATTTCTGTTGGGTGGACTCAGAGACAGATCCCTTGTCTGAATAAACCTCACTGTgattggtagcagctctccaagcATGTCCCTGGGCCTCTTACTTAATATCCTTTAACCTAGAGATGTTGGGGGCTTAAAACAGGGTTGCATAGTCTTCTACTGCACTCATGTGCTCCTCATCCTGACTGCATTGTGCAAGTGCATACAGAGCAGCCTGAGAATAGCAGTCATTTTTAATAAAAGCAAGATTCTAATCCACATAATTGCAAAGTTAGGCTTGAAAGTCAGTAGGCAATATCCCCAGAAGCAACAGGTGGATGGAGCAGAACTTCCAGGGTTAGAAAAGTGCAACATCTACTGCTTACAATAGTTTCAGAATTCTGCAAGTAATGTACATGACATTTCTTTTGAGatcatttaaagaaaataatgcaGAATACCCCTGTTTCTCCTCTTGAATATTAAAAATGAACCCTTGACCCTGAACCTACCAAGAGCCATTGCTTTTCCTTCCTGTACTGAAATTTGAATGGAAAATGCTGAGTTTGCTCTAAAAAACTGAGACAGGTGGTATAAATCCAAGTTGCTAGCACTCCCCAAGAAGGAAAAATTAGTTGAGCATTCATATGTACTTGGTACACTTGCAAAAAACCCAACCACAAGCCATGCAGCCAGTATGGAAAATTAATGCAGAAGGCAGCATCTGAACCAATCTAGCCATAGCGTGGCACCCCAAGAAACAGAACCACCGGCAGAATAACCATCACAAGTAGCACGGCTGCAGCACAGATCACACTGGGGTAGTTTTCCAACAGATGACTCATCATCCTATACACAGATCCGGGGGGATGAGTGCTAATCAAGTTCTGGGGCCGATCGTCTTGGGAGGTGGCTTTGTACAAGTCCACCATTACAAGACTCTCTGCACCCTCTTCTTTAGAGTCTCCTGGTAGCCTTTTTAACCAGCACAGGCGAAATCCATCCATCCAGACCTTTTCAAGATCGCGCATCTGTGAAGGAAACTGCTGGACAACTTCCATGTTAGCTGGGAGGCTGAGGACACCTTCCTGGGGAAGAAGGATGGTCTCTCGGCAGAGGGGGCAGCAAAAAGTCTGGTTTGGCTTCAGGAAGGCACACAGCCTGGCCAGGCACTCCAAACAGAAGGTATGTGAGCATGGCAAAAGCAAAGGAGTGTTGAACACGTTGTTATAGGCAAGGTAGCAAACAGGGCACTCGAGAGTAGATGTTTGTGTTTCCTCTTGTCCAGTTTGGGTTGCAGGAGTAGGAGAAAGATCCATTGCTTACCTCTGCCCCTTTGTCCATTTCACTAGCTCATAGGTACCTTCCAGGAGTGATGTTTCTCCCTGCTTCAGTGCTGTTGCTGAAATGATAATCTGCTATAGTCCTTCAATGGCCCTTTTGCTTCTTTTCTATCAACAGTTCCACAGTTTCAGGCAGCAGTATGGAGGTCTTATGAGGCTCTTCCAGGATGTTTGTTACGTCCCAGAATTCCTTCAGAGTTCAACCCTTCCAGATGCCAAGGCTACTTCTGATTGCTCTAAGGAATTCTGAAGCTCTGTGATCCAGTTCGTAAGGTCCTGGGCCGCCAATCTGTTGGAGAGTCTTGGCAACAAATACTTACTTCCAAATGTTTCTTTTGGCTTGAGCCAATGAGTTCCTCTTCTCACTAAGCAACCGGGACTTGTCTAAGCTAGCTTGTCCAGTCTGGCATGACAAGGCAGAGAGTGAGCAAGCACATACTTTAAGAGGGTTGGTGGGTCAATTAAGACGGGCCAGTTATTCCTAAACAGACAGGTGCAGCCAGTCCTAAGGAATACACACATGGGCTTACGTGGTTTGTCACATTTGCACCCTAAGTGTATCCCTGAAAATATCACGAGGGAAGACACCCTAAGCATATATGTCCAAAGGAAAGTGCAAAGTAGTATGcgttaaatatgtttttaaaaatctagtttcCAGCATAATGGCCACACACCAACATGACCAAGTAGCAAATCCCAGTGATCCTGCATAGATGAATGGGCACAGCCAAGATGTTTCAAAATgatggtggccattttctcctatAAGTGGGTGTTCACTACtcacatttacaaagaaaagtcAAGTACTGTGCTTGGGACTGCTGCTGGGGCCAAGGCAAAACCAACTCTGGTCATTAGCAAAGTGGGCACTGAAGTCAGGTCCTCCAAATATGAAGCAAAATGAGGGGGATAAAACCTTACAATGTCCTTACAATGTCCAAGCTCCCCATCCCTTcttttctggagagccagtttggtgtagtggttaggagtgcagacttctaatctggcatactgggttcgattctgcgctcccccacatgcaaccagttgggtgaccttgggctcgccacggcactgataaagctgttctgaccaagcagtgatatcagggctctctcagcctcacccacctcacagggtgtctgttgtggggagaggaatgggaaggcgactgtaagctgctttgagcctccttcaggtagggaaaagcggcatataagaaccaactcttcttcttcttcttctggtaggcCTGTACAACTTTTGACCCATCAACCAAATGCATCCTTTCACTCCAGCTGAAAGCGTTTCctggttttaatatatttttaaatgtgttaaacatttttgggtgatatgaccatatatggccatgctgatctcttccccctccccaaaatggccaatgataggagaggatgggaaggggccccaggtgcgcGTGTGCACAGCACTTTTGGCGAATGCagcactttgggggtttctcaaagcatgaagaatgtttcaggggtttctcagtggtaaaaaagttgagaaaaacttgCCTAGAGAGGGACATTGCTGTGTCACAGACAATACTAGATTAACCCCTTTGAGGCCAGGTTCCAAGCCACCTCTAGCATTGAAGCTCCCTGGAAAAGGCTGCCAACTCCAAGTTAGGTTAGGAAATTTCTGAAAATCAGGAGATGCTTAGGAAGGGCAGGGTAGAATGCCAGAAATCCCACCCTCCAACAGCTGACTCTTATCAAAGGTCAACCTACTCTGGCTGGTTGCAGTCACAACACCCAAGATCCTTTTAACGAGAGGTCTTAGGGCCTAAAGAGGGACCTGGAGCATCCATGCATATGACCTGTGCTACACCAAATCAGACCACTGGGGCCAATATTCTTTgctccagcagcagctctccaggatacCAAGTGGAGAAGGGTCTTTTCCCAAGGGACATGTCAGGGATCAAACCCTGCACCTTCTTCCCACATGGCACATGTTCCATCAATGCCCTTCCCCATTAGCATACATTCTGCAAAGGAAGTACTCGATCTGTTCCAGCCTCTGCCAATAAAGCATACTGGAATTCATCAAACACCGGCTGCTGGTCATAAATCCTAGCAAAGTGTGTATTCAACAGAAAGTCCCCAAGGATACCAGATAAACATAAGCAATCAAAGACTTCAGCCCCAGCCACCTCTCCAGGTAGTGCCAGGGCACAGTTTACAGCAAACAGACAGTGATAAAAACACCTTCCTTGTGCAACAAGTCTATTTGGAGGGTTTCCCGCTTGGATGCCTCTGCAGGAAATAAATGTGGTACCAGGTTTCTCCAGGCCATAAAACAGCCCAGTCCGGCATTCTGCCATCTTTTTCATAACTGCAAAGT
It includes:
- the WDR31 gene encoding WD repeat-containing protein 31, yielding MGKLQSKIRNRSSKYRTEEENLPAKTILQYSPAHSDAVASVASLPPDLCLSGGKDKVVVVYNWRYGTVVRRFLGHKREVTKVTGLPHSNWLFSASRDKTVLRWELNGPSGPVHCFSGHDLVVTGLAASPAFQQLCTGSRDNTVCMWDIETGNCLQRAAISRNLVTHLCWIPDEPYVIQTSEDKTVRIWDTRELQVAHSFPAKQHIQTSCDVSPDGQYCVSCSSGFGGEGCEATLWDLRQTKSSVYELRGHIQTTMSCIFLPKGLTTFPAIATSSQDGTIKMWSQETGDCLTTTFLDTAGPLTSLSACETGSLLCASSNSGIHLLRVNSTKALELQEVANF